The genomic segment TTAGTTCTGAATACATGGCATGCATGGTGAGGAGATGCCCAGTAAGCCCTTCAACTATCTATCAACAAGCACATGGCAGTAGTTGCTCTGGGTTTGTTTGAGATAGAAACAACAATTAAATCCGTAATTATCTTCCAGTTTCCTTATTTTggtccctcctcctcctccaacctTTCCCAAAAAGGGTGAGGATAGAGGAGTTAGGAGTTGAGTTCTCGTTGGCTATAATAGTTTAGGGAGACTTGGATCAATTAGCCTCAAGTTTCTTAATATCAACAGTAATATCGTCACGAGTGAGCAACACTCCTGGCTCCTCAGTTGCTGCCAGTTCCTTCTCTTGCCttgaaagaaacacaaaaagttaaaaacaaggGACACAGAGCACGTCAGGGAAGCATGACAAGCcacaaaacaagacaaaaacaaaattgtcacTTTTCCTACGCCAagctattttaagaaaatatcattTACAATCACAAAACAAACTCTACGCTTCCcttcttgttttccttttttcttctaattcacattttcttcctttcttcacCCACTTGTACTGACAATGGATAGTGGAGAGTGGGTTTTTGTAACACGACCAACCGAGAAAGACTTGTGGAACCCAACTTCAACTGAGTTGGAGGATTCCAGACCGTTAAAAGTCACTTTTAGCGGGCCGGCCAAGTACTGGACGGATGGAATTCCGATCGGTAATGGCCGTCTTGGTGCCATGGTGTGGGGTGGTGTTTCATCAGAACTTATCCAACTGAATGGTAACTTGTTTTCCCAATTTTAATGTTAGTTAACTTTTGCTGTTTGATTTATTGCAATGCATTAGAATATAGACGGTGATAATGATAttgttgaattgtttttttgtagAGGACACATTATGGACAGGAACTCCAACTGATTTTACTGACCCTGCTATACCACAAGCATTATCAGAGGTTAGAAATCTTGTTGACAGTGGTAAATTTTCAGAAGCAACTAAAGCAGCAGGAAGGATGTTTGGAAAATATACCAATGTATGTTAAAGTAACACAccctccttctctttctttcctctctcttttctagCGTTGATGTTTTCTTGTTCAAACCCTTCTCTTTTCTAAATGAAAACGGATGATTAAGATCAATTTTTTGATATACCATCTTAATTTTTGTGTTCTTGTGTGTTAGTAATGAATATCTGTTCTGAAGTATTTTAGAACTTAATGGGATTTAATATCACCATTTTTGTGTTACAttcaattttaacatttaatgaTTAATTCAATGGAAGAGGGTGAGCATATTCTGATGAATTTCGTTTGATGATTTAGGTTTACAAACTACTTGGTGATATCAAGCTAGAATTTAATGGTTCCACATATGCCGAAGGAACATATTATAGAGAGCTAGACTTAGATACTGCAACAGGAAGAGTAAAGTATACCGTGGATGATGTAGAATTCACAAGGGAACACTTTGTATCTAATCCAGATCAAGTGATTGTGACCAAGATTTCTGGAAGCAAAGCACAGTCTGTATCCTTTGCTGTATCTTTAGACAGCATATTAGAGCATCAATGTTACCTAACAGATGAAAATCAACTTGTAATGGAAGGAATTTGCCCTCGAAAAAGGATGACAACAGAAGTGAAGGCAAATGATGATCCAAAGGGAATGAAGTTCACTGCTGTTCTTGATTTACAGATTAGTAATGGCGCACGTTTGGTACGTCTTCTGGATGACAACAAGTTGAAGGTTGTTGGAGCAGATTGGGCTGTGTTGCTGCTGGTGGCTTCATCTTCATTTAAAGGGCCATTCGTGGATCCTTCAGATTCAAAGAAAAATCCTACTTCTGACTCTCTTCAAGCAATGAACTCAATAAAAAAGCTGTCATATTCTCAGCTTTATTCACGTCATTTAGATGACTTTCAGAATCTTTTTCACCGTGTTTCATTGCAGCTGGAGAAGAGCTCTGCTATTGGAGATGGGGTTTCAGAGATCAAGAATCTTATGCCTTCAGTGATTGAAGATTTCGAAGGGAATAAAGATGTTGTGGTTCCAACAGTAGAGAGAATAAAGTCCTTTGAATCTGATGAAGATCCTTCCTTGGTGGAGCTTCTGTTCCAGTTTGGTCGATATTTGCTTATTTCTTGTTCACGCCCCGGAACTCAGGTGGCTAATCTTCAAGGAATATGGAACAAGGATCTTTATCCAGCATGGGAGTATATTGCACTCTCCaatcttattaatttttcatctttatctATCATATATGTGTAGAAGTTAGTTTTCGAGGGGAACATATGGGAGATCGAAAGCAGAAAAGATTTAGAATATCAGGAATTGACTTCTAAGTTTCTTTATTGCTCAAAAGTACATGACCATATCTGAACTATTGGTTATTAATAATATCCATCATAAGTTAAAGTTAAATGATGACTTCCACTTCTTTGAGCATCAAGATTTCATTTGGACTGCTACTTACCCTTGTATCTCTTTCTTCAGCTCTGCTCCAACCTTGAACATCAATCTTGAAATGAACTATTGGCCTTCGCTGCCTTGCAACCTCAGAGAGTGCCAGGAGCCCTTGTTTGATTTCATCAAATCTCTATCAATCAATGGAAGTAAAGTTGCACAAGTAAGATCCCTTACCATTCTATCTCATATTAAAagcattttgttatttatttgaccgtttatttataatttatcccATTCACTGGACTGTTTGATTAGATTTCAATGGCAGTGGTTCTCCTCAAACTCTAGCCAATAATTAAGAAATCTCAGATTTGCAGTCACAACTGAAAGCAGTAATACTAAGATGAGGGGTGTCTCGTATTTTCACTTTTTCATTTGGGGTTTCATGTCAAAATAGCTAGGCTACCTAGAGAGTCTTGTCCTCAAATCAGCTCTACCTGCTTACACTCGTCGTCATTCTACTAGGAAGGTGCAGTACTGCATATTCATGTCAGTGTAGCATCCCTAGGCCTAAAACCAGCAACATCCCAATTTATACCCTTGATCCCTtgtggtttttgttttattcatttttcatcCCAAATCTTTCTTACTTGTGTCTCGTAATTTGCAGGTAAACTACATTACAAGTGGTTGGGTTGCGCATCACAGGTCTGACATATGGGCGAAACCATCCGCAGATATGGGAAATCCTAAGTGGGCAATATGGCCAATGGCTGGGGCCTGGGTTTGTACACACTTATGGGAGCACTACACTTATACACTGGACAAAGTAAGCGATATA from the Populus nigra chromosome 1, ddPopNigr1.1, whole genome shotgun sequence genome contains:
- the LOC133693683 gene encoding alpha-L-fucosidase 2-like isoform X1: MDSGEWVFVTRPTEKDLWNPTSTELEDSRPLKVTFSGPAKYWTDGIPIGNGRLGAMVWGGVSSELIQLNEDTLWTGTPTDFTDPAIPQALSEVRNLVDSGKFSEATKAAGRMFGKYTNVYKLLGDIKLEFNGSTYAEGTYYRELDLDTATGRVKYTVDDVEFTREHFVSNPDQVIVTKISGSKAQSVSFAVSLDSILEHQCYLTDENQLVMEGICPRKRMTTEVKANDDPKGMKFTAVLDLQISNGARLVRLLDDNKLKVVGADWAVLLLVASSSFKGPFVDPSDSKKNPTSDSLQAMNSIKKLSYSQLYSRHLDDFQNLFHRVSLQLEKSSAIGDGVSEIKNLMPSVIEDFEGNKDVVVPTVERIKSFESDEDPSLVELLFQFGRYLLISCSRPGTQVANLQGIWNKDLYPAWDSAPTLNINLEMNYWPSLPCNLRECQEPLFDFIKSLSINGSKVAQVNYITSGWVAHHRSDIWAKPSADMGNPKWAIWPMAGAWVCTHLWEHYTYTLDKDFLINTAYPLLEGCASFLVDWLIEGNDGYLETNPSTSPEHMFIAPDGNSASVSYSSTMDMAIINEVFSAIVSASEVLGRSEDALVQKVLKAQPRLYPPNIAPDGSIMEWALNFKDPEVKHRHISHLFGLFPGHSITLKKNPELCKAAENTLYKRADMRCPQMGMENAFEAWHYSEYNSQVMLLFNFHLTGEDGPGWSSVWKTAVWARLQNSEHAYTMVKHLIRLVDPADQKIGFEGGLYSNLFAAHPPFQIDANLGFPAAVSEMLVQSTMTDLYLLPALPRDKWAKGCVKGLQARGGNTVNICWDKGDLQEVGLWLKKDGSCSLQRLHYRGTTVTTSLSSGIIYTFNSQLQCIKSFSLSEVAFPRV
- the LOC133693683 gene encoding alpha-L-fucosidase 2-like isoform X2, translating into MDSGEWVFVTRPTEKDLWNPTSTELEDSRPLKVTFSGPAKYWTDGIPIGNGRLGAMVWGGVSSELIQLNEDTLWTGTPTDFTDPAIPQALSEVRNLVDSGKFSEATKAAGRMFGKYTNVYKLLGDIKLEFNGSTYAEGTYYRELDLDTATGRVKYTVDDVEFTREHFVSNPDQVIVTKISGSKAQSVSFAVSLDSILEHQCYLTDENQLVMEGICPRKRMTTEVKANDDPKGMKFTAVLDLQISNGARLVRLLDDNKLKVVGADWAVLLLVASSSFKGPFVDPSDSKKNPTSDSLQAMNSIKKLSYSQLYSRHLDDFQNLFHRVSLQLEKSSAIGDGVSEIKNLMPSVIEDFEGNKDVVVPTVERIKSFESDEDPSLVELLFQFGRYLLISCSRPGTQVANLQGIWNKDLYPAWDSAPTLNINLEMNYWPSLPCNLRECQEPLFDFIKSLSINGSKVAQVNYITSGWVAHHRSDIWAKPSADMGNPKWAIWPMAGAWVCTHLWEHYTYTLDKDFLINTAYPLLEGCASFLVDWLIEGNDGYLETNPSTSPEHMFIAPDGNSASVSYSSTMDMAIINEVFSAIVSASEVLGRSEDALVQKVLKAQPRLYPPNIAPDGSIMEWALNFKDPEVKHRHISHLFGLFPGHSITLKKNPELCKAAENTLYKRGEDGPGWSSVWKTAVWARLQNSEHAYTMVKHLIRLVDPADQKIGFEGGLYSNLFAAHPPFQIDANLGFPAAVSEMLVQSTMTDLYLLPALPRDKWAKGCVKGLQARGGNTVNICWDKGDLQEVGLWLKKDGSCSLQRLHYRGTTVTTSLSSGIIYTFNSQLQCIKSFSLSEVAFPRV